A stretch of Lactuca sativa cultivar Salinas chromosome 6, Lsat_Salinas_v11, whole genome shotgun sequence DNA encodes these proteins:
- the LOC111898307 gene encoding uncharacterized protein LOC111898307, producing the protein MASTPKRRIRNPKYSSPSSLPPSPMRVLSSIEPPPSLLPSKTEIFKLVAVVSIAVSVAAACNIVVKFFNRQPKPFCDTDSESDYYLSEVCDPCPSHGICYEGKLECTSGYTRHGRSCLEDGSINEMAKNLAKMVESHVCESYSEYLCKGINKVWFRGDELWNNMDKVKLLAEDFGKGNATYLFAKNRAMDIVDNLLEMRDSNIGIKEFKCPELLVEHYKPLSCSVRLWLLEHALFLIPFCVLLVGCVWMLLRVHQRHYLSVRAEELYEQVCDTLEEAALVSRSINGEGEGEPWIVASWLRDNVLTPKERRNPMLWKKVEELVQEDSRLDRYPKMLKGEPKVVWEWQVEGSSMRSSGKKKSEVKKQKSSDLGSNQDQSLKPMEPLKW; encoded by the exons ATGGCTTCTACTCCTAAAAGGCGAATCAGAAACCCTAAATACTCATCCCCTTCTTCACTTCCTCCTTCTCCCATGCGAGTTTTATCTTCAATTGAACCGCCACCAAGCTTACTACCGTCCAAGACGGAGATATTTAAGCTCGTCGCCGTCGTATCTATCGCCGTCTCTGTTGCAGCAGCCTGCAACATTGTCGTCAAGTTTTTCAATCGTCAGCCAAAGCCGTTTTGCGATACTGATTCGGAATCGGATTATTATCTTTCTG aGGTTTGTGATCCTTGTCCAAGCCATGGCATATGTTATGAAGGCAAATTGGAATGCACAAGTGGTTATACAAGACATGGGAGATCATGTCTAGAAGATGGAAGTATAAATGAAATGGCTAAGAATCTC GCAAAAATGGTAGAATCTCATGTCTGTGAATCATATTCTGAGTACTTGTGCAAAGGAATCAACAAAGTCTGG TTTCGCGGGGATGAGTTGTGGAATAATATGGATAAAGTGAAGCTGCTGGCAGAGGATTTTGGAAAGGGCAACGCCACCTATCTGTTTGCAAAGAACAGAGCAATGGATATTGTTGATAATTTGTTGGAGATGAGAGATAGTAACATTGG AATTAAGGAGTTTAAGTGTCCGGAGTTGCTAGTGGAACACTATAAGCCCCTAAGCTGCTCCGTTCGACTATGGCTTTTGGAGCATGCTTTGTTCCTAATACCATTTTGTGTATTG CTCGTAGGGTGTGTATGGATGCTGTTAAGAGTTCACCAGAGACATTACTTGTCAGTTAGGGCTGAAGAGCTTTACGAACAG GTGTGTGACACACTTGAAGAGGCTGCTTTAGTTTCAAGGAGCATAAATGGTGAAGGAGAAGGTGAACCATGGATAGTTGCTTCATGGTTAAGAGATAATGTCCTTACACCCAAAGAAAGAAGGAATCCCATGTTATGGAAAAAG GTTGAGGAATTGGTTCAAGAAGATTCTCGTTTAGACCGGTACCCAAAAATGTTAAAGGGTGAACCTAAGGTTGTGTGGGAATGGCAAG TTGAAGGATCTTCTATGAGATCTTCTGGCAAGAAGAAGAGTGAAGTAAAGAAGCAAAAGTCAAGTGACTTGGGTTCTAATCAAGATCAAAGTTTGAAGCCTATGGAGCCTTTGAAGTGGTGA